In Caldicellulosiruptor morganii, the following proteins share a genomic window:
- a CDS encoding cobalamin B12-binding domain-containing protein, whose amino-acid sequence MEILNEISQLIQKGNAKLAPEKVKEALSMGLSAEEILNGALISAMAVVGEKFKNNEIYVPEVLIAARAMKAALEVLKPILTETGVKPIGRVVIGTVKGDLHDIGKNLVAMMMTGAGLEVIDLGVDVSPEKFCEAVKVYLPQVVAMSALLTTTMPNMKVTIEKLTQEGLRDKVKVIVGGAPVTDSFAKSIGADGYAPDAASAAELAKKLVQGAA is encoded by the coding sequence ATGGAAATATTAAATGAAATCTCCCAGCTTATACAGAAGGGAAATGCAAAACTGGCACCGGAAAAAGTAAAAGAAGCACTTTCAATGGGGCTTTCTGCCGAGGAAATTCTAAACGGTGCTTTGATTTCTGCAATGGCAGTTGTTGGTGAAAAGTTCAAAAACAATGAGATATACGTGCCGGAAGTCCTGATTGCAGCTCGCGCAATGAAAGCAGCACTGGAAGTCTTAAAGCCAATCCTGACAGAAACAGGCGTAAAGCCAATTGGCAGGGTTGTAATCGGCACTGTAAAAGGCGATTTGCATGACATTGGCAAGAACCTGGTTGCAATGATGATGACAGGAGCGGGACTTGAGGTAATAGACCTTGGTGTGGATGTTTCGCCCGAGAAGTTCTGCGAGGCGGTGAAAGTCTACCTGCCACAGGTTGTCGCAATGTCAGCACTTTTGACAACCACCATGCCCAATATGAAGGTGACTATTGAGAAGCTAACTCAAGAGGGATTGAGGGACAAGGTAAAGGTGATTGTTGGTGGTGCGCCTGTGACAGATAGCTTTGCCAAGAGTATTGGAGCTGACGGGTACGCACCTGATGCAGCATCTGCCGCTGAGCTTGCTAAAAAGCTTGTTCAGGGTGCTGCATAA
- a CDS encoding class II aldolase/adducin family protein, which produces MKNLELIKSQICRIGRIMYKRGYISGPDGNISVRVDENTIITTPSGVSKGFLKEDMLVVIDIDGNVIEKTEFKPSSEIKMHLKVYREREDVNACVHAHSPFATTFAVLRKPLDKPILAESVFIFGGYIPVAPFATPSTVEVPESISPFVKDYDAILLSNHGVLTYDRDLEMAFYKLEIVEFWAKILFLSSQIGQPQILSPDEVQKVLSLKK; this is translated from the coding sequence ATGAAAAATCTTGAGCTTATCAAATCTCAAATCTGCAGGATTGGAAGGATTATGTACAAGAGAGGTTATATAAGCGGACCTGATGGAAATATCTCGGTAAGAGTTGATGAAAATACAATAATTACAACTCCATCAGGAGTCTCCAAAGGATTTTTGAAAGAAGATATGCTTGTTGTAATTGATATTGACGGGAATGTCATTGAGAAAACTGAGTTTAAACCATCATCCGAGATAAAGATGCATCTTAAAGTCTATCGTGAAAGAGAAGATGTAAATGCATGCGTGCATGCACACTCGCCTTTTGCAACAACATTTGCAGTGCTGAGAAAACCCCTCGACAAGCCAATTTTAGCAGAATCTGTTTTTATATTTGGCGGATATATCCCTGTTGCGCCATTTGCAACTCCATCAACAGTTGAGGTTCCGGAGTCAATCTCACCTTTTGTAAAGGACTATGATGCAATACTTCTTTCAAACCATGGGGTTTTGACATATGACAGGGATCTGGAGATGGCTTTTTACAAGCTTGAAATTGTTGAGTTCTGGGCAAAGATTTTATTCCTGTCAAGCCAGATTGGTCAGCCGCAAATTTTGAGTCCTGATGAGGTCCAAAAGGTGTTAAGTCTTAAAAAATAA